The following proteins come from a genomic window of Nitrosopumilaceae archaeon AB1(1):
- a CDS encoding 2-isopropylmalate synthase — translation MDPNHYADLYNGHRDSKIRVLDSTLREGEQHPGVSFTNAQRIQIAWMLDNFGVDQIEISPVISTDHKESTKKILQQGLRADIVSHGRALREDINVSLDCDAKWCAAYLGVSDIHLNDKLRITKDVALERAVDTVQYAKDHGLKIRFTVEDGSRAEPEFLIKMCKALEKAGVDRISLPDTVGIMRPRGMYNFVKSVRDQISIPLDVHVHNDMGLALANAFAACDAGADQIHTCIDGLGERTGIPSLAEVAVVLTYLYKTPNDFRLDMLQDLSRIIESYTTIQPYDSKPIVGSSAYKHKAGTHLAAILRNPSAYEPVPPRSVGNQRRIVFGELAGKTGAAYLISLLGLDANSEAAIKVAAGLKKLRMGDLIEVPLADDIEKKFEQ, via the coding sequence ATGGACCCAAATCACTATGCAGATCTATACAATGGACATAGAGATTCCAAAATTCGTGTACTGGATAGTACATTGCGTGAAGGAGAACAACACCCCGGAGTGTCATTTACAAACGCTCAACGAATTCAGATTGCATGGATGCTAGATAATTTTGGTGTAGATCAGATTGAGATTTCTCCAGTAATATCTACAGATCATAAAGAGTCTACGAAAAAAATTCTTCAACAGGGATTACGTGCGGATATTGTTTCACACGGTCGTGCACTGCGTGAAGACATTAATGTATCATTAGATTGTGATGCAAAATGGTGTGCAGCTTATCTTGGAGTATCTGATATTCATCTAAATGATAAACTACGAATAACAAAGGATGTGGCACTTGAGAGAGCCGTTGATACTGTCCAGTATGCAAAGGATCATGGATTAAAGATTAGATTTACAGTTGAAGATGGAAGTAGAGCTGAACCAGAATTTCTTATTAAAATGTGCAAGGCACTTGAAAAAGCCGGTGTTGATAGAATTAGTCTACCTGATACTGTTGGAATTATGAGACCACGTGGTATGTACAACTTTGTCAAATCAGTACGTGATCAAATATCCATACCACTTGATGTACATGTACACAACGACATGGGTCTTGCACTTGCCAATGCGTTTGCAGCGTGCGATGCTGGTGCTGATCAGATTCATACTTGTATAGATGGCCTCGGTGAGAGAACAGGCATTCCATCACTTGCCGAAGTGGCTGTGGTATTGACATATCTGTACAAGACACCGAATGATTTTCGACTAGACATGCTTCAAGACCTATCTAGAATCATAGAATCATACACTACTATACAACCATATGACTCTAAACCCATAGTGGGATCTTCTGCATACAAGCACAAGGCAGGAACACACCTTGCAGCAATATTGAGAAACCCTTCTGCGTATGAACCAGTACCACCTAGATCTGTTGGGAATCAACGCAGGATTGTATTTGGCGAACTTGCTGGAAAGACGGGGGCAGCATACCTCATATCACTACTCGGACTTGATGCTAATAGTGAGGCGGCGATCAAGGTTGCAGCAGGTCTTAAAAAACTCCGTATGGGTGATCTAATAGAGGTACCACTTGCCGATGACATTGAAAAAAAATTTGAGCAATAA
- a CDS encoding acetylornithine/succinylornithine family transaminase: protein MTEDQYMGELYQRFPVVVEKALGATVWDESGNQYIDCMGGYGVALVGHRNPRVVQAKKNQLDKVITVHSSLYNKTREEFLKTLIDIAPTGLTQVHLNNSGAESIEAAIKFARKFTKKIGMIAMNGSYHGKTLGALSLTFAPKYRKSFAPLVDKVDFVPFGDADALRSAITPDTGFVIIEPIQGESGIHVSPDGFLQQAREICNETSTLLIFDEIQAGLGRTGKLWACDHWGVTPDILCLAKGIAGGIPMGATLVRPDILSVMSKGDHSSTFGGNPISCAAGTAAIQALTQDGLIINAQNMGIIFMDGLKKLAQKHSIIREIRGKGLMIGVELKFDVRDILMEGIKHNLLLLYSGRNVLRFLPPLVINEKEINTVLDTLDILLSNEEKRRNV from the coding sequence ATGACTGAAGATCAATACATGGGGGAGCTGTATCAGAGATTTCCTGTTGTTGTTGAAAAGGCCCTTGGAGCAACTGTTTGGGATGAGTCTGGTAATCAGTATATCGATTGTATGGGAGGATATGGTGTAGCGCTTGTGGGACATCGAAATCCACGTGTTGTACAGGCTAAAAAGAATCAATTAGACAAAGTAATTACTGTACACAGTTCGTTGTATAATAAAACTCGTGAAGAATTTCTCAAAACATTAATAGATATAGCGCCTACTGGTCTGACACAAGTTCATTTGAATAATAGCGGTGCCGAATCTATAGAGGCTGCTATAAAGTTTGCAAGAAAATTTACAAAAAAGATTGGAATGATTGCAATGAATGGCTCGTATCATGGGAAAACACTTGGAGCGTTATCTCTTACCTTTGCTCCAAAATATCGTAAATCGTTTGCCCCATTGGTTGATAAAGTAGATTTTGTGCCCTTTGGAGATGCTGATGCATTGCGCTCTGCCATTACACCTGATACGGGATTTGTCATCATAGAGCCAATTCAAGGGGAGAGTGGAATACACGTATCCCCTGATGGGTTTTTACAACAAGCAAGAGAGATTTGTAATGAAACTAGTACTCTGTTGATATTTGATGAGATCCAGGCAGGGCTTGGCCGTACAGGTAAACTTTGGGCATGTGATCATTGGGGTGTGACACCAGACATACTATGTCTTGCAAAGGGAATTGCCGGTGGTATACCAATGGGGGCAACCCTTGTACGTCCTGATATTTTATCTGTAATGAGTAAGGGAGATCACTCCTCTACCTTTGGTGGTAACCCAATCTCCTGTGCTGCAGGAACAGCTGCGATTCAAGCACTAACACAAGATGGATTAATTATTAATGCACAAAATATGGGAATTATATTTATGGATGGTTTGAAGAAACTTGCACAAAAGCATTCGATAATTAGAGAGATCAGAGGTAAAGGTCTTATGATTGGGGTTGAATTAAAATTTGATGTACGAGATATCTTGATGGAAGGTATCAAACATAATCTTCTATTGTTATATTCGGGTAGAAACGTATTACGATTTCTCCCACCGTTAGTAATTAATGAAAAAGAGATTAATACTGTTCTTGACACATTGGATATATTGTTGAGCAATGAGGAGAAGAGGAGAAATGTCTGA
- a CDS encoding argininosuccinate synthase, translating to MKGKAVLAFSGGLDTSVVVRYLQEEHNLDVITVTVDVGQGDDFKKIAAKAKKLGVTKHYTINAQREFVVDFIHPAIKANALYQNKYCLATALARPLIAGKVLHIAKKERATTLAHGCSGKGNDQVRFDITLRSGSNLPIIAPIRDKNLSRDEELKFAKKNGIKIDAVAKRFSIDQNLWGRAIEGGVLEDAYAEPPQSAFEWTNINGKSSPVYVEIKFKQGIPISINGKKDIISMITLLNKLTGASGVGIVDHIEDRIVGIKSREVYETPAATCLIEAHSDLEKAVHTRHQNKFKQLVDSEWAWLAYSGLWQDPLKSSLDAFIEKSQNMVTGTVRLRLHKGSIRVVGRKSPYLLYNRREATYGKDSTFDQRLATGFVSLWGLETTEANKLQSKM from the coding sequence ATGAAAGGCAAGGCTGTGCTGGCATTCTCTGGAGGTCTTGATACATCTGTAGTAGTACGCTATCTACAAGAGGAGCATAATCTTGATGTAATTACCGTGACAGTAGATGTTGGACAGGGTGATGATTTTAAAAAAATTGCCGCAAAGGCTAAAAAATTGGGTGTGACTAAACACTATACCATTAATGCTCAAAGAGAATTTGTTGTTGATTTTATTCATCCTGCAATAAAGGCAAATGCATTATATCAAAACAAGTATTGTCTTGCAACGGCCCTTGCCCGTCCCCTTATTGCTGGAAAAGTATTACACATTGCTAAAAAAGAACGAGCCACCACATTAGCTCACGGATGCTCTGGTAAAGGCAATGATCAGGTACGTTTTGATATTACGTTACGCTCAGGCTCCAACCTTCCAATCATTGCCCCAATACGTGATAAAAATTTGAGTCGAGATGAAGAGTTGAAATTTGCAAAGAAGAATGGTATAAAGATTGACGCTGTTGCAAAACGTTTCAGCATTGATCAGAATTTGTGGGGTAGAGCAATAGAGGGTGGTGTTCTTGAAGATGCGTATGCCGAACCACCTCAAAGTGCATTTGAGTGGACAAACATTAATGGTAAATCTTCTCCAGTCTATGTAGAGATTAAATTCAAACAAGGAATTCCAATATCAATTAATGGTAAAAAGGATATAATATCTATGATTACTCTATTAAACAAACTAACTGGCGCATCTGGTGTTGGAATTGTAGATCATATAGAGGATAGAATAGTTGGAATAAAATCACGTGAAGTGTATGAGACTCCTGCTGCTACCTGTCTTATAGAGGCACACTCTGATCTTGAGAAAGCGGTGCACACTAGACATCAGAATAAATTCAAGCAACTAGTAGATAGCGAATGGGCTTGGCTTGCCTACTCGGGACTTTGGCAGGATCCTTTAAAGAGTAGTCTAGACGCTTTTATAGAAAAATCTCAAAATATGGTCACCGGTACTGTTCGATTGCGACTCCACAAAGGTAGTATTCGAGTTGTAGGTCGTAAATCCCCCTATCTTCTGTATAATAGACGTGAGGCTACATACGGTAAAGACTCTACATTTGATCAACGGCTTGCTACTGGATTTGTGTCGCTATGGGGTCTTGAAACAACAGAAGCTAATAAATTACAATCAAAAATGTGA
- the lysX gene encoding lysine biosynthesis protein LysX, translating to MINLTLLYDSIRWEEKSLFNAAKKLDINMNMLDCKDLSIDLESNDTLGTVLQRCVSYYRNIHSTAALEGIGTRTINSLNTGIFAGNKLYTHMLLRKFNVPTPRATVSFSKDSALQVLKNDGYPKIIKPTVGSWGRMVSKINDLDSAMGILEGRESMYPIYQIHYMEEFVKRPPRDIRAIVVGDRVVAAIYRNSGSGWKTNMALGGVAEPCKVNDEMQEICIRAKDAVEGEIVGVDLMESDGGLVVHEINNTTEFKNTVRVCDVDIPTQIIQYVLDIARR from the coding sequence GTGATTAATCTTACACTATTATACGATTCTATAAGATGGGAAGAAAAATCTCTCTTTAATGCAGCAAAAAAACTTGATATTAATATGAATATGTTAGACTGTAAAGACTTGTCTATTGATTTAGAATCAAATGATACTCTTGGGACAGTTTTACAAAGATGTGTAAGTTATTATAGAAATATACACTCTACTGCAGCACTTGAGGGAATAGGAACACGAACAATTAATTCACTAAACACTGGAATTTTTGCAGGCAATAAATTATACACACATATGCTTTTGAGAAAATTCAATGTTCCGACACCACGAGCAACTGTCTCATTCTCCAAAGATTCAGCACTGCAAGTATTGAAAAATGATGGTTATCCTAAAATCATAAAACCCACAGTTGGAAGTTGGGGTAGAATGGTGTCTAAAATTAATGATTTGGATTCGGCTATGGGGATACTAGAGGGGCGCGAATCAATGTACCCAATTTATCAAATTCACTATATGGAAGAGTTTGTTAAACGTCCACCTCGTGATATTCGTGCAATAGTAGTAGGTGACAGAGTAGTAGCTGCCATTTATCGTAACTCTGGCTCTGGCTGGAAGACCAACATGGCACTTGGTGGTGTTGCAGAACCGTGTAAGGTTAATGATGAAATGCAAGAAATATGTATTAGAGCCAAAGATGCCGTTGAAGGGGAGATTGTAGGTGTGGATTTGATGGAAAGTGATGGTGGTCTAGTGGTTCATGAGATTAATAATACCACCGAGTTTAAAAATACAGTACGAGTCTGTGATGTTGATATCCCAACTCAGATTATTCAATACGTATTAGATATTGCTAGACGATGA
- a CDS encoding Lrp/AsnC ligand binding domain-containing protein translates to MSDTHQTSALALISTTPSANTRDVAQLISNITHVTKVHEITGKFDIAIFITADNIYHINEAIDKLRKIPTVANTDTMIILSTI, encoded by the coding sequence ATGTCTGATACACATCAAACTAGCGCACTTGCGTTAATCTCTACTACTCCCTCTGCTAACACTCGAGACGTTGCACAATTGATATCTAATATTACTCATGTGACAAAGGTACATGAAATTACAGGCAAATTTGATATTGCCATATTCATCACTGCAGATAATATTTATCACATAAATGAGGCGATCGATAAATTACGTAAAATACCAACCGTGGCAAATACTGATACAATGATAATCCTCAGTACGATATAG
- a CDS encoding [LysW]-aminoadipate/[LysW]-glutamate kinase gives MIIIKIGGSIVDGLHSSTIQDIAKFAKNGLVIVHGGGKDVSSMCEKLGKEPKFVTSPSGIRSRYTDKETIQIFTMVMAGKINTSIVQQLQQHGINAIGLCGADANFLRADRKKKLLIMNENNRRQAIDGGYTGKIKSVNDSFLHSLLDMGLVPVISPLALSEDHEFLNVDGDRAAASVAGAMHADTVLFITNVDGLLMEDKLVSHLTLQEAKDIRPKIGPGMEKKILASTEALDMGVRRVIIANGTRENPISCAINHEKCTVISND, from the coding sequence ATGATAATCATAAAGATAGGTGGTAGTATAGTGGATGGTCTACACTCCTCTACAATACAAGATATTGCTAAATTTGCAAAGAATGGTTTAGTGATTGTTCATGGCGGAGGTAAAGATGTGAGTAGCATGTGTGAAAAACTCGGTAAAGAACCTAAATTTGTCACATCACCGAGTGGAATTCGCAGCAGATACACGGACAAAGAAACTATACAAATATTTACAATGGTCATGGCCGGTAAAATCAACACAAGTATTGTACAGCAGTTACAGCAACACGGTATCAATGCAATAGGTCTGTGTGGAGCAGACGCTAATTTTTTACGTGCTGATCGTAAAAAGAAATTACTAATTATGAATGAAAATAATCGTAGACAAGCAATTGATGGTGGTTATACTGGAAAGATCAAATCTGTTAATGACTCATTTTTACATTCACTACTAGACATGGGTCTAGTTCCTGTAATATCCCCACTTGCACTAAGTGAAGATCATGAATTTCTAAATGTTGATGGGGATAGGGCAGCTGCGTCTGTTGCAGGGGCAATGCATGCAGATACAGTACTATTCATTACTAATGTGGATGGTCTACTCATGGAGGATAAACTAGTCTCTCATCTTACTTTACAAGAGGCTAAAGATATTCGTCCTAAGATTGGACCTGGAATGGAAAAAAAGATACTTGCCTCTACTGAAGCACTTGATATGGGAGTGAGGAGAGTTATAATTGCCAATGGAACACGAGAGAATCCGATATCATGTGCAATTAATCATGAAAAGTGTACGGTGATTAGTAATGACTGA
- a CDS encoding ABC transporter substrate-binding protein gives MKNITYGIIGIVGLVIIGVLIATLQSGQESNDKLRIAYFANIGHLVPIVGLEQGLFSEALSDIVDVDVYLFDSGPQAIESLFANSIDLAYVGPGPAINGYVKSDGKLRIITGSASGGTSLVGIDESIKGITDLDGKKVSSPQLGNTQDISLRHNLKENGLKGMRFGGTVTIHNVANPDTYTLFAKGDIDAAWVPEPWATILVKELNGTRVFREETLWSDERFASVVLVGKSEYIEKNEDIIKRWVQVHEEIVSWINENPLEAKEIFHSFMYKTYGKTIPDYIIDEAMNNLEITSELNKESIITFAQRADELGYLGRDGYSLEEIFWEGKLP, from the coding sequence TTGAAAAACATAACATATGGAATAATAGGTATAGTCGGATTAGTGATTATAGGTGTGCTAATTGCCACATTACAAAGTGGACAGGAGAGTAATGATAAACTACGGATTGCATATTTTGCAAATATTGGTCACCTAGTTCCGATCGTCGGATTAGAGCAGGGATTATTCAGTGAAGCATTAAGTGATATTGTAGATGTTGACGTGTATTTATTTGATAGTGGACCGCAAGCAATTGAATCACTCTTTGCTAATTCAATAGACTTGGCATATGTGGGACCCGGTCCTGCAATTAATGGATATGTCAAATCAGATGGTAAGTTGAGAATAATAACAGGATCTGCTAGCGGTGGAACAAGTCTAGTAGGAATTGACGAATCAATCAAGGGCATAACAGATTTGGATGGGAAAAAAGTATCCAGTCCACAACTTGGTAATACACAAGACATATCGTTACGTCACAACTTGAAAGAGAATGGTCTGAAAGGTATGAGATTTGGCGGAACTGTGACAATACACAACGTGGCAAATCCAGATACCTACACTCTATTTGCAAAGGGCGATATTGATGCTGCATGGGTTCCTGAGCCATGGGCTACCATACTAGTGAAAGAATTGAATGGGACTAGAGTATTCAGAGAAGAAACATTATGGTCAGATGAGAGATTTGCATCTGTAGTTCTAGTTGGAAAATCAGAGTATATTGAGAAGAATGAGGATATCATAAAAAGATGGGTACAGGTGCATGAAGAAATAGTATCATGGATAAATGAGAATCCCCTAGAGGCAAAAGAGATATTTCATTCATTCATGTACAAGACATATGGAAAGACAATTCCAGATTACATCATTGATGAGGCCATGAACAATTTGGAGATTACATCTGAATTAAATAAAGAATCCATAATTACATTTGCACAACGTGCAGATGAGTTGGGTTATCTAGGACGTGATGGGTACAGTCTAGAAGAAATATTCTGGGAGGGGAAACTCCCATGA
- a CDS encoding ABC transporter permease, translating into MKKVVFFLALVIIWQAVAYSNVWASNVFPSPLDIIEDLAYMASDGSLFYGIGTSLARLAIGLSIAISGGIVLGVLMARVDTINQTIGSLVLGLQSIPSIAWVPLAILWFGLTDGGIIFVTTIGAIFAVTINTYTGVKNINPHYIEAGKNMGAHGSKLITSVLLPAAFPYMISGFKQGWAFAWRGVIGAEILFSFLGLGFILNAGRQLNDVSEIIAIMIVIMGIGMLMDGAIFKRLENKVMIRWGLR; encoded by the coding sequence ATGAAAAAAGTAGTATTCTTTTTAGCGCTAGTCATCATATGGCAGGCAGTAGCATACTCGAATGTATGGGCAAGTAATGTATTTCCATCACCGCTAGACATTATCGAGGATTTGGCATACATGGCATCAGATGGCAGTTTATTTTATGGAATTGGTACTAGTCTAGCAAGACTAGCCATAGGATTATCAATTGCAATATCCGGTGGCATAGTTCTCGGAGTATTAATGGCGCGTGTAGATACCATCAATCAAACTATCGGATCATTGGTTTTAGGATTACAATCAATACCATCCATTGCTTGGGTACCACTAGCAATACTGTGGTTTGGACTGACAGATGGAGGGATCATATTTGTTACTACCATCGGGGCAATATTTGCAGTTACCATAAACACATACACTGGAGTGAAAAATATTAATCCCCATTATATTGAAGCGGGAAAAAACATGGGAGCACATGGTAGTAAATTAATAACAAGTGTGCTACTACCTGCAGCATTTCCTTACATGATATCAGGTTTTAAACAGGGTTGGGCATTTGCGTGGAGAGGAGTAATTGGAGCAGAGATACTATTTTCATTTTTGGGACTCGGTTTCATACTCAATGCAGGAAGACAGTTGAATGATGTCTCTGAAATTATTGCCATAATGATTGTAATTATGGGAATTGGAATGTTGATGGACGGTGCTATATTCAAAAGATTAGAGAACAAAGTAATGATTAGATGGGGATTGCGATAA
- a CDS encoding ABC transporter ATP-binding protein codes for MSILQAKNISKSFVHKYNLKVLDGIDLDINEGDFVCLVGPSGCGKSTFLRILVGFEKPDEGSVIFNGKEVTRPGSERIMVFQEGALFPWLSVRDNVEFGLKMANIPVDERHKISKRYLDMMQLDKFVDSFTYQLSTGMKQRVAIARALAMDPAILLMDEPFASLDAFTRDLLIKEMQAIWSKTRKTIIFVTHSVIEATMLGTKIAVFSGRPSQIKRIIDVSHDYPRSAQDEKLVELQKKSWQNLVKRKRTNHECVDEKSSILFSASHHMAGSSILECMGK; via the coding sequence ATGAGTATTCTACAAGCAAAAAATATATCAAAAAGCTTTGTACACAAGTACAATCTCAAAGTTCTTGATGGAATAGATTTAGACATTAATGAAGGGGATTTCGTATGTTTGGTGGGACCATCAGGATGTGGAAAATCTACATTTTTGAGAATACTGGTTGGATTTGAAAAACCCGATGAAGGTAGTGTCATATTCAATGGTAAAGAAGTTACAAGACCAGGATCGGAAAGAATCATGGTGTTTCAGGAAGGGGCATTATTCCCATGGCTAAGTGTCAGAGATAATGTAGAATTTGGATTAAAGATGGCAAATATACCAGTTGATGAGCGCCATAAAATATCCAAGAGATATCTTGATATGATGCAATTAGATAAATTTGTAGATTCATTTACATATCAATTATCAACGGGTATGAAACAACGCGTGGCAATTGCCAGAGCCCTTGCTATGGATCCGGCCATACTACTCATGGATGAACCGTTTGCATCCCTTGATGCGTTTACTAGAGATTTACTAATTAAAGAGATGCAGGCCATATGGAGTAAGACTAGAAAGACAATCATATTTGTGACACATAGTGTCATAGAGGCAACCATGTTGGGAACAAAAATTGCAGTATTTAGTGGTAGGCCATCCCAGATTAAGAGAATAATAGATGTGAGTCATGACTATCCACGATCAGCGCAGGATGAGAAATTGGTAGAACTTCAAAAAAAATCTTGGCAGAACTTGGTAAAAAGGAAGAGGACAAATCATGAATGTGTGGATGAAAAAAGTAGTATTCTTTTTAGCGCTAGTCATCATATGGCAGGCAGTAGCATACTCGAATGTATGGGCAAGTAA
- the lysW/argW gene encoding alpha-aminoadipate/glutamate carrier protein LysW/ArgW, with the protein MTNCAECDGVIEIPSNALAGEIVTCSECGASFEIAKSSDSGVELKSAQTVGEDWGQ; encoded by the coding sequence ATGACAAATTGTGCCGAGTGTGATGGAGTAATTGAAATACCCTCAAATGCTCTTGCAGGTGAAATCGTTACTTGTTCTGAATGTGGTGCAAGTTTTGAGATTGCAAAATCGTCAGACAGCGGTGTTGAGTTGAAATCAGCACAAACTGTTGGCGAGGACTGGGGACAGTGA
- the lysW/argW gene encoding alpha-aminoadipate/glutamate carrier protein LysW/ArgW: protein MNCPECDAIIGIPDDAAQGEIVSCSDCGADYELTKKDSGMDLKPAENVGEDWGE, encoded by the coding sequence ATGAACTGTCCTGAATGTGATGCTATAATTGGTATACCTGATGATGCTGCTCAAGGTGAGATTGTGTCTTGCTCTGACTGTGGGGCAGATTATGAACTGACAAAGAAAGACTCTGGTATGGATCTTAAACCGGCAGAAAATGTAGGCGAAGACTGGGGGGAATAA
- the argC gene encoding N-acetyl-gamma-glutamyl-phosphate reductase, with product MKVGIVGASGYVGGETLRLLVNHPHVEIAAVTSRQHAGEYLHRVQPSLRGFTDLKFTEYNADKLADSCDLVFTAVPHGAAVHIVKELYDLGVKIIDLSADYRLHEASDYDKWYGWKHEQPDYLSKSTFGVPELHRDEIKKSQLVSCPGCMAVTSILALAPLIKHDIIDRDHIIVDSKIGSSGAGSGAGTSHAMRAGVIRPYKPAKHRHTGEIEQELSEIAGSKISVSMSPHAVDVVRGILCTNHTFLNKKITEKDIWKIYREAYGDEFFVRLIRDKKGAYKFPDPKFLVGSNFCDVGFDIDEDNNRLIALSASDNLMKGAAGSAIQNMNLMLGFDELEGLRYTPLTPV from the coding sequence ATGAAAGTAGGAATAGTTGGTGCGTCAGGGTATGTCGGTGGTGAAACCCTAAGACTCCTTGTAAATCATCCACATGTAGAAATTGCAGCCGTCACATCTAGACAACACGCAGGTGAATATCTACACCGTGTTCAACCTAGTCTTCGGGGATTTACAGATTTAAAATTTACCGAATACAATGCCGATAAACTTGCAGACAGTTGTGATCTTGTATTCACTGCTGTACCACATGGGGCTGCAGTTCATATTGTGAAAGAATTGTATGATCTTGGTGTCAAGATTATTGATTTATCTGCTGATTACCGATTACACGAGGCATCTGATTATGATAAATGGTATGGTTGGAAGCATGAACAACCTGATTATTTGAGTAAATCCACATTTGGTGTTCCAGAGTTGCATCGTGACGAAATAAAAAAATCTCAACTCGTATCATGTCCTGGTTGTATGGCAGTTACGTCCATTCTTGCACTTGCACCACTAATAAAACATGATATAATAGATCGTGATCATATTATAGTTGATTCTAAAATTGGATCATCTGGTGCAGGATCTGGCGCTGGCACATCTCATGCAATGAGAGCTGGTGTGATTCGACCTTACAAACCTGCAAAACATCGACATACCGGTGAGATTGAACAAGAACTCAGCGAAATTGCCGGTAGTAAAATTTCTGTATCTATGAGCCCACACGCAGTTGATGTGGTAAGAGGAATATTATGTACCAATCATACATTTCTTAATAAAAAAATCACTGAAAAAGACATTTGGAAGATATATCGTGAGGCATATGGTGACGAATTTTTTGTACGTCTCATTCGTGATAAAAAAGGAGCCTACAAATTTCCAGATCCTAAATTTCTAGTAGGCTCTAACTTTTGTGATGTTGGGTTTGATATTGACGAGGATAATAATAGACTCATTGCCCTATCTGCCTCAGATAATCTGATGAAGGGTGCTGCCGGCTCTGCGATACAAAACATGAATTTGATGTTGGGCTTTGATGAACTAGAAGGTTTAAGATATACGCCATTAACACCTGTCTGA
- the lysX gene encoding lysine biosynthesis protein LysX, whose protein sequence is MPKVGIIYDRMRSEEKMLKQATIDLGCDVSLVDAKDVSFNTDSKSDSYDLGDIILERCVSYFRGLHFTSMLNFMNLPVINDFRTAQNCGNKMFMTLMLKKANIPTPKTYFSFTGDTASKLISEVGFPLVLKPVVGSWGRGIVLLNDIDAVDAVFEMRELVDGVYDRIFYLQEFIKRPPRDIRVITINHTPITAMYRESSEGFKTNLAIGAEPKLCQITPEIEEIASKASEAMGGGILGVDIMEDEKRGLLVHEVNNTTEFKGLAKVSPVNIPQKMIQYALDYLKR, encoded by the coding sequence ATGCCCAAAGTTGGCATAATCTATGATCGCATGCGATCTGAGGAAAAAATGCTAAAACAGGCAACGATTGATTTAGGATGTGATGTGTCACTAGTTGATGCAAAAGATGTATCATTTAACACTGACAGCAAATCAGATTCATATGATCTTGGTGATATAATTTTAGAGAGGTGTGTAAGTTATTTTCGTGGATTACACTTTACATCAATGCTAAATTTTATGAATCTACCAGTAATTAATGATTTCAGAACAGCACAAAATTGTGGTAACAAAATGTTTATGACATTAATGTTGAAAAAAGCAAATATTCCTACACCAAAAACATATTTTTCATTTACAGGAGATACTGCGTCAAAATTAATCTCTGAGGTTGGATTCCCTCTTGTCCTAAAACCTGTGGTTGGTAGTTGGGGTAGAGGAATTGTTTTATTAAATGATATTGATGCTGTTGATGCTGTCTTTGAGATGAGAGAACTTGTAGATGGCGTATATGATAGAATATTCTACCTTCAAGAATTTATTAAACGCCCACCTCGTGATATCCGTGTAATTACCATTAATCATACGCCGATCACTGCCATGTATCGTGAGTCTTCTGAAGGATTCAAGACTAATTTGGCCATTGGTGCAGAACCGAAATTATGTCAAATTACCCCCGAGATTGAAGAGATTGCATCAAAGGCATCCGAAGCTATGGGTGGTGGAATATTAGGTGTGGATATAATGGAGGATGAAAAGAGGGGTCTGCTAGTCCATGAGGTGAATAATACGACAGAATTCAAGGGATTAGCAAAGGTATCACCGGTCAATATTCCTCAGAAAATGATTCAGTATGCCTTGGATTATCTAAAAAGGTAA